A single region of the Labeo rohita strain BAU-BD-2019 chromosome 3, IGBB_LRoh.1.0, whole genome shotgun sequence genome encodes:
- the LOC127161926 gene encoding uncharacterized protein LOC127161926 isoform X1 encodes MNLSNCVFISVLLMIADGFTLRGPSGPLVAPLGSSVVLPCSVDQLLSVEGLEVEWRRTDSDTLVHLFQDGESRAESQHHNYQDRAHFFTEEIQRRNFSLRLDNLTAEDEGHYKCNAYIQQESGETVVEIKDVERLLVSGSSHSISASVGEDVTLSCSVDSHITPEDFEEVSWKKTDEDENILVLVFQNNETLSDSSDERYRDRVEFFTAEIPKGNFSLRLKSVRTEDKGVYMCKVFAGDLSANTTVIVEQMGFSVLHIMVLILCIAASGSALLLCCLIYCRSQNDDFLLQMSLVICPNIFLFIAFVLWGVTEGSLNETVACCTLYFLRPHMLLSGAPGFTGNAALLMLEYFLFSTVIYSVLFKNAWEKSLNFAEFDRIMIIVLFVIVLLPWLFIVIAALAVIFGKLSERICVIIGFLAELSFDILPSLQFILVFYAFGSASGGFFIVAVLPVLTTVTRYNWDNTCGKEMGCSPLVRR; translated from the exons ATGAATCTATCGAACTGTGTTTTTATCTCAGTGCTGCTGATGATCGCTGATG GTTTTACATTGCGTGGTCCCTCTGGTCCTCTGGTTGCTCCTCTGGGATCTTCAGTGGTTTTGCCCTGTTCTGTTGATCAACTTTTATCAGTGGAGGGTCTGGAGGTGGAATGGAGAAGAACAGACTCAGACACTTTAGTTCATCTGTTTCAAGATGGTGAGAGTCGAGCAGAATCCCAGCATCACAATTATCAGGATAGAGCTCATTTCTTTACTGAAGAGATTCAGCGTAGAAACTTCTCTCTCCGTCTGGACAATCTGACAGCTGAAGATGAaggacattataaatgtaatgctTACATTCAGCAAGAATCTGGAGAAACTGTGGTTGAAATAAAAGATGTTG aGCGTCTGCTAGTATCAGGATCAAGTCACTCCATATCTGCATCTGTGGGTGAAGACGTCACTCTGAGCTGCTCTGTAGACTCTCACATCACACCTGAAGACTTTGAAGAGGTTTCATGGAAGAAAACAGATGAAGATGAAAACATCCTGGTTCTGGTCTTCCAAAACAATGAGACTTTATCAGATTCATCAGATGAGCGATACAGAGACAGAGTTGAGTTCTTCACTGCTGAAATCCCCAAAGGAAACTTCTCTCTCAGACTGAAGAGCGTCAGAACTGAGGATAAAGGAGTTTACATGTGTAAGGTGTTTGCTGGAGATTTATCAGCCAACACGACTGTAATCGTGGAACAAATGG gtttttctgttttacaCATAATGGTGTTGATTCTCTGTATTGCTGCATCTGGATCTGCACTGCTGCTCTGCTGTCTGATCTACTGCAGATCACAAAATGATG ATTTCCTTCTTCAGATGTCTCTAGTCATttgtccaaatatttttttatttattgcttttgtCCTCTGGGGTGTTACCGAAG gaTCTCTGAATGAGACAGTTGCTTGTTGCACTCTTTATTTTCTGAGACCTCACATGTTGCTTTCAGGTGCTCCAGGTTTTACAG GCAACGCTGCTCTACTGATGTtagaatattttcttttctcaaCTGTTATTTATTCAG ttctttttaaaaatgcctgggaaaaaagtctgaattttgcaGAATTTGACAGAATCATGATAATAGTCCTGTTTGTAATAGTGCTTCTGCCATGGCTCTTCATTGTCATTGCAG CATTGGCTGTAATCTTTGGAAAGCTCAGTGAACGGATATGTGTTATAATTGGTTTTCTGGCtgaattaagctttgatattcTGCCTTCATTGCAATTCATCCTTGTGTTTTATGCCTTTGGATCTGCCAGTGGAG GATTCTTCATTGTTGCAGTTTTACCAGTACTGACAACAGTGACAAGATACAATTGGGACAACACATGTGGGAAAGAGATGGGCT gttcacCCCTTGTCAGGAGATAA
- the LOC127161926 gene encoding junctional adhesion molecule-like isoform X2: protein MNLSNCVFISVLLMIADGFTLRGPSGPLVAPLGSSVVLPCSVDQLLSVEGLEVEWRRTDSDTLVHLFQDGESRAESQHHNYQDRAHFFTEEIQRRNFSLRLDNLTAEDEGHYKCNAYIQQESGETVVEIKDVERLLVSGSSHSISASVGEDVTLSCSVDSHITPEDFEEVSWKKTDEDENILVLVFQNNETLSDSSDERYRDRVEFFTAEIPKGNFSLRLKSVRTEDKGVYMCKVFAGDLSANTTVIVEQMGFSVLHIMVLILCIAASGSALLLCCLIYCRSQNDDFLLQMSLVICPNIFLFIAFVLWGVTEGSLNETVACCTLYFLRPHMLLSGAPGFTGNAALLMLEYFLFSTVIYSALAVIFGKLSERICVIIGFLAELSFDILPSLQFILVFYAFGSASGGFFIVAVLPVLTTVTRYNWDNTCGKEMGCSPLVRR from the exons ATGAATCTATCGAACTGTGTTTTTATCTCAGTGCTGCTGATGATCGCTGATG GTTTTACATTGCGTGGTCCCTCTGGTCCTCTGGTTGCTCCTCTGGGATCTTCAGTGGTTTTGCCCTGTTCTGTTGATCAACTTTTATCAGTGGAGGGTCTGGAGGTGGAATGGAGAAGAACAGACTCAGACACTTTAGTTCATCTGTTTCAAGATGGTGAGAGTCGAGCAGAATCCCAGCATCACAATTATCAGGATAGAGCTCATTTCTTTACTGAAGAGATTCAGCGTAGAAACTTCTCTCTCCGTCTGGACAATCTGACAGCTGAAGATGAaggacattataaatgtaatgctTACATTCAGCAAGAATCTGGAGAAACTGTGGTTGAAATAAAAGATGTTG aGCGTCTGCTAGTATCAGGATCAAGTCACTCCATATCTGCATCTGTGGGTGAAGACGTCACTCTGAGCTGCTCTGTAGACTCTCACATCACACCTGAAGACTTTGAAGAGGTTTCATGGAAGAAAACAGATGAAGATGAAAACATCCTGGTTCTGGTCTTCCAAAACAATGAGACTTTATCAGATTCATCAGATGAGCGATACAGAGACAGAGTTGAGTTCTTCACTGCTGAAATCCCCAAAGGAAACTTCTCTCTCAGACTGAAGAGCGTCAGAACTGAGGATAAAGGAGTTTACATGTGTAAGGTGTTTGCTGGAGATTTATCAGCCAACACGACTGTAATCGTGGAACAAATGG gtttttctgttttacaCATAATGGTGTTGATTCTCTGTATTGCTGCATCTGGATCTGCACTGCTGCTCTGCTGTCTGATCTACTGCAGATCACAAAATGATG ATTTCCTTCTTCAGATGTCTCTAGTCATttgtccaaatatttttttatttattgcttttgtCCTCTGGGGTGTTACCGAAG gaTCTCTGAATGAGACAGTTGCTTGTTGCACTCTTTATTTTCTGAGACCTCACATGTTGCTTTCAGGTGCTCCAGGTTTTACAG GCAACGCTGCTCTACTGATGTtagaatattttcttttctcaaCTGTTATTTATTCAG CATTGGCTGTAATCTTTGGAAAGCTCAGTGAACGGATATGTGTTATAATTGGTTTTCTGGCtgaattaagctttgatattcTGCCTTCATTGCAATTCATCCTTGTGTTTTATGCCTTTGGATCTGCCAGTGGAG GATTCTTCATTGTTGCAGTTTTACCAGTACTGACAACAGTGACAAGATACAATTGGGACAACACATGTGGGAAAGAGATGGGCT gttcacCCCTTGTCAGGAGATAA